The genomic region TCGAAGTGATGAACTCGCTCGGGCAAGTCGTGACGAAGGGCGCCATCAACAACGCTTCGGATAACGCGGCAACACTTAACCTTTCCGCTCTCGATGCCGGAATTTATATGGTGCGTGTGAACGCAAAAAACATCAATTTTGCAAAGAAGATCGTGCTGAGGTAAAGCTATAGAATGGTGATGCCCGGTCAAGCCGGGCATGACATGTAACGGGTTCGATAAGAACACAACAAAAACGCCCACGGGTTCATTACCCGCGGGCTGTTTTGTTAAGAAGGAGATTCCCGCTCGGAGGCGGGAATGACATTTCTTAAATTACGTGTGAGCGTCAACCCATTCAGCGTTCTTCTTGCAAGCTTCGACAGACTTGTCGAAAGCAGCCTTTTCTTCGGCGCT from Fibrobacter sp. UWB4 harbors:
- a CDS encoding T9SS type A sorting domain-containing protein, which encodes MNSLGQVVTKGAINNASDNAATLNLSALDAGIYMVRVNAKNINFAKKIVLR